The proteins below are encoded in one region of Lonchura striata isolate bLonStr1 chromosome 1, bLonStr1.mat, whole genome shotgun sequence:
- the ASPH gene encoding aspartyl/asparaginyl beta-hydroxylase isoform X7, producing the protein MADDTETKHGGSKNGKKEGLSGSSFFTWFMVIALLGVWTSVAVVWFELVDYEEVLAKAKDFRYNLSEVLQGKLGVYDADGDGDFDVEDAKVLLGLTKDGSNENIDSLEEVLNILAEESSDWFYGFLSFLYDVLTPFEILEEEESEAADDVDGTSQNEGVQGKKTCVILDLQNQ; encoded by the exons aGACTAAGCATGGAGGAAGCAAGAATGGAAAGAAAGAAGGCCTCTCTGGAAGCTCATTTTTCACCTGGTTTATGGTAATTGCTTTGCTGGGAGTTTGGACATCAGTAGCAGTTGTCTGGTTTGAACTTGTAGATTATGAAGAAGTTCTAG CCAAAGCAAAGGATTTCCGTTATAACTTGTCAGAGGTCCTACAAG GCAAGCTTGGGGTATATGATGCTGATGGAGATGGAGATTTTGATGTGGAAGATGCTAAAGTATTGCTAG GCCTGACCAAAGATGGCAGTAATGAAAATATTGATTCCCTTGAGGAAGTCCTTAATATTTTAGCAGAGGAAAGCTCTGATTGGTTTTATGGCTTTCTCTCATTTCTCTATGATGTATTGACTCCTTTTGAAATACTAGAAGAAGAAGAGAGCGAAGCTGCAGATGATGTTGATGGTACGTCACAGAATGAAGGGGTTCAGGGAAAAAAGACTTGTGTTATTTTGGATTTACAGAACCAGTGA